DNA sequence from the Nitrospinota bacterium genome:
CTCATTTGCTGCGGTCTCGTATCCCCCGCTGGCAAGGGGCGCCCCTTCGAGCATCTTGAACGATATTTTCACAAGTATCAGCCCCCCGGCCACGAGAAGCGCGTTTATGCTGATGCCGAAAAAGGAGAATATCATCCCACCCGCCACGGTGAACGCCGCCAGCGCCAGCGCCGCCGTTTTCACAGACCGTATGGCGAATTCATCCATGCCGCGGGCGGAGCTTCCGGCCGTCATCGCCAGCAGGATCACCGCCGCGCCGAATGGGTCCAGCACGGAGAAAATGGTGACGAAACTGTTGATGAAAAAACCGAGCGAACTTGTCATAAGACCACCCTTAAAGTTCCATAAGTTATGGTATCATCCCCATTTCAAATAAAACAACAGGAGGGCCTTAACATGCCCGTGCTGTGCGTGAACGTCGACCATGTGGCCACCGTGCGCCAGGCAAGGCTGTCGTCCATGCCAGACCCGCTGGAGGCGGCGCTTCTGGCGGAGCGTGCCGGCGCATGCGGGATCACCATTCATCTGCGCGAGGACAGGCGCCATATACAGGACGCCGACCTTCGCGGAATCAAACGCGGCATATCCACAAAGCTCAACCTGGAGATGGCCGCCTCCCCGGAAATCATTAAAATCGCCCGCAGGGCCAGACCGTGGCAGGTGACTTTTGTGCCGGAAAAACGCCGGGAACTGACCACCGAGGGGGGGCTTGACGTCAAAAAAGGCGGGGTGGAACTTCGTAAAGTTATCGCCGGTTTCAGGAAATCGGGAATCATCGTTTCCCTGTTCATAGA
Encoded proteins:
- a CDS encoding NAAT family transporter — translated: MTSSLGFFINSFVTIFSVLDPFGAAVILLAMTAGSSARGMDEFAIRSVKTAALALAAFTVAGGMIFSFFGISINALLVAGGLILVKISFKMLEGAPLASGGYETAANETTASDDNAIIPMAVPILAGPAAITTVTVFASRAEGVADWVALIAALTLALFLTSVILRNSGKMAELLGGTGLRILTRLMGLILIAMGVEFALSGLKGYFG
- a CDS encoding pyridoxine 5'-phosphate synthase, translated to MPVLCVNVDHVATVRQARLSSMPDPLEAALLAERAGACGITIHLREDRRHIQDADLRGIKRGISTKLNLEMAASPEIIKIARRARPWQVTFVPEKRRELTTEGGLDVKKGGVELRKVIAGFRKSGIIVSLFIDPDEDQVKASMEAGADAVELNTGAYSEAVTKKAASAELGKLVKAAALTEKLGLTTHAGHGLTCANVGPVAAIHNIEELNIGHSIVARAVMVGFEAAVREMIGAMGRAS